Genomic window (Gelria sp. Kuro-4):
CACGGTGAACGAGTACCTGGAGACGAGCGTACCGGGCATCTACGCCGCAGGTGACGCCATCGGCGGCACCATGCTGGCGCACGTGGCCTTCGCAGAAGGGACGGTAGCGGCGGAGAACGCGCTCGGCGCCGCGCGCAAAATCGATTACAAGACCGTCCCTTCCTGCATCTACACTCAGCCGGAAGCCGCCAGCGTGGGGCTTACCGAGGAGCAGGCCAAAGAGGCCGGGTACAAGGTGAAGGTCGGGCGCTTCCCGCTCGCCGCCAACGGCAAGGCCCTCATTGAGAGCGATGAGGGCGGGTTCCTCAAGATCGTGGCCAATGAGCGTTACGGTGAGGTTCTGGGTGTCCAGATCCTCGGCCCGCGGGCCACCGACCTCATCGGTGAGGCGGCACTGGCCCTGCGCCTGGAGGCCACCCTGGGCGAGCTCGCCTCCACCATCCACCCGCACCCGACCGTAAGCGAGGCTTATGCCGAGGCCGCCCTGGCCGCCGACAACCTGGCGCTCCACATCCCGCGGCGGCGCTAGGGAAGGCGCAAGTTGACGCTAGCCCCTTTTTTTCTTACAATAGTGGTAAGAAGGAGGGAGGCCAGTGCCACTATCACGTCTGTCCTCCAAGGGCCAACTCGTGATCCCAATTGGCATCCGGAAAAAGCTCGGGCTGGAACAAGGCGGGGAGCTAAGTCTTCATTTACGTGGCCGTAAGATCGTTCTCGAACCTATTGCCGGCCGACGCGGGACTCATACTTGGGAATCCTGGCGTGGTGCCTTGCGAAACAGCACGGCGCTGGAAGATCATCTTAAGGAACACAGCTCTGTTTGCCATTGCCTTGGCGCAAGAACTCAATGCCCCACTCCTCACTGGTGATCCCGAGATTCTAGATTTGCCCAGCCCGGGAATAAAAGTTGAACCCCTGGTTTAGCAACTTCACACGTACAGTAAAAGGTTCCGTTCCCAGCAGGGAGCGGAACCTTTTGCTGTGCGCGGGCGCGAAACTGCGCCCCCGCCTGAGGGCGACGCCATGGGGAGGGCCCCGTCGTCTCAGGCCTCGTACGGCGCCTGGAAGCTGTTGTGCCGGTTCATGGCCGCCGCGGCGCCCTCTGCAAGCCAGGTGCGGATGGCGGCGGCCGCCGCCACGATCACTTCGTCCAGGATGCGCCCTTCTTCCTCGCTGAAGGCCCCCAGCACCTTGTCTTTGGCGCTTTCGGAGCCTTCGGGACGCCCGATACCCAGGCGCAGGCGGGCGAAATCGCTGGTACCCAGTTCACTGATGATGGAAAGAAGCCCGCGGTGCCCGCCGTGGCTGCCCCGGGCTCTCAGGCGCAGGCGCCCCAGGGGCAGGTCCAGGTCGTCGGATACCACCAGGAGATCCTCGCTCGGGTCGAGCTTGTACCAGCGCACCAGGGCACCCACCGCCAGGCCGCTCAGGTTCATGTAGGTTTGGGGCTTGGCCAGGACCACGTCCACACCCGCCACCCGACCGCGCGCCAGGGCGGCGTGGAAATCCGAAGCGGCAAAAGTAAGCTTCTCTTCGCGCGCCAGGTAATCCACCACCAGGAAACCCGCGTTGTGGCGCGTTTCCTCGTACTCCCGGCCCGGGTTACCCAGCCCCGCCACCAGCTTCATGCAGCGTTACTCCTTGTCCTTCTCTTCCGCCGCCGGAGCCTCGCCGGCCTCGGCAGCCTCCGCTTCCGCGGCCGCCGGCTCGCCTTCCTCTTCCTTGGTCGGGGCCAGGACGCTGGCGATAACCTCGTTCTGGTCGGTGAGCACCTTAACCGCCGCCGGCACCTCAAGGTCGCGCACAAAGAGCGCGTCGCCCACATCCAGCCCGCTGATGTCGACCGCAATGGACTCAGGCAGGTCGTGCGGCAGGCATTCCACTTCCACCTCGCGCAGCTGGTGCTGCAGGACACCGCCCTCCTTGACGCCCTGGGGGGTCCCTTTCAGGGCAAGCGGCAACACGGTCCGGAGCTTCTTCGTGAGCGAGATTCCCTGAAAGTCAACGTGAACGACGTTCCCGCGCACCGGGTGGTACTGCACCTCTTTAATCATCGCCGGGTGCTCGGCCTCGCCCTCCACTTTTACGGTGACAATGGAGCCGGGCCCGTGCGTGGTGAGGAGTTTCTCGAGCCGGCCCTGCTCAGCGACAAGATGCACGGGTTCCGCCACGCCTTCCCCGTATAGCACTACCGGTACCCGGCCGGCCCGCCGGTCGGCATGGCTGGCTCCTTTACCCGTCGCCGTACGCTTTTTCGTTACCACAACTTCCGCCATTCTTCTCTCTCCTTACTCAAACAGTTTGCTCACTGACAGGTCTTCGTAAATGCGGATGATAGCCTCGCCGAAAATGGGAGCCACCGAAAGGACCTTTATTTTATCGAGCTGCTTTTCCGGGCCGAGCGGAATGGTATTGGTCACCACCACTTCCTTTACCGGTGCCTCCCCCAGCCGGCTGATAGCCGGCCCGGAAAGAACCGGATGCGTGCAACAGGCGTAAACCTCCTTGGCACCGTACTCTTTCAGCGCCTGACTGCCCAAAAGAATGGTGCCGGCCGTGTCGATGAGGTCGTCTACCATAATCACCGTGCGGTCCTTTATGTCCCCGATGACGTGCATAACCTCCGCCACGTTCGGCGCCGGTCGGCGCTTATCGATTATGGCGATGGGGGCGTGCAGGCGCTGGGCCAGGTCGCGCGCCCGGGTCACACCGCCGATGTCCGGCGAGACCACCGTGACGTTCTCCAGGCCTTTTTTCTGGAAGTACTCCGCCAGGAGCGGCCCGGCCAGAAGGTGATCCACCGGGATGTCGAAGAAGCCCTGAATTTGGGCGGCATGCAGGTCCATGGTGAGTACCCGGCCCGCGCCGGCCGTGACCAGGAGGTTGGCCATGAGTTTAGCCGAGATGGGTTCGCGCCCGCGGGCCTTCCGGTCCTGGCGGGCATAGCCGTAGTGCGGTATTACCGCCGTGATGCGCCGCGCAGAAGCCCGCCGGAAGGCGTCCATGAGAATAAGAAGCTCCATGATGTTCTCGTTTACCGGGCTCGTAATGGGCTGGACCACAAAGATGTCCGCCCCGCGCACGCTTTCGTCGATGACCACCTGGATTTCGCCGTTGGAAAAGCGGCTCACCTTGGCCGCGCCCAAAGGTACCCCGATGTAGGCGGCAATCTCCTTGGCCAGCTCCGGGTGGGCATTACCGGAGAAAACCTTGAGCCGCCGTTGATCTGGCGCCACTAACCTCTCCTCCTTGTCCCTTCCCCACCTATTCTAATTTACCCTTCTCCTTTGCGCAAGCGAGCTTTTCCAGCCGTTTCTTCACCCAGTCCGGCAAAACTCTCTGTTCCGCCCGCTCCAGCGCCAGTGCCCCCGGGGGAACGTCGCGCGTGATGGTGGACCCCGCCCCCGTGTACGCGCCGCGGCCGATGCGCACCGGCGCCACCAGGTTGGTGTTGCTGCCGATGAACACCTCGTCCTCGATGACGGTTGCGTTTTTCTTGAAACCGTCGTAGTTGCAGGTGATGGTGCCGGCGCCGATGTTCACCCCGCGTCCCACCTGGGCATCGCCCACGTAGGAGAGGTGGGGTACTTTACTTCCCGCTCCGATGGCCGATTTCTTTATCTCAACAAAGGTCCCGGCCTTGGCCCCCTCCGCCAGCACGGTGCCCGGGCGCAGGTAGGTGAAGGGGCCAACCGTGGCACCCGGCCCCACCACCGCCTCCACCAGCACGGCCTGGCTGACGGTGGCGCCGTCTTCTACCCGGCTGTCCCTGAGCTGGACGCCGGGCCCGATGCGGCAGCCGCGGCCGATGCTGCTTCGCCCTTCGATGATGGTAAAGGGGTAGATGACGGTGTCCGGCGCAATGCTCACCCCGGCATCGATAAAGGTGGAGGCCGGGTCCAGGATGGTTACACCGGCCAGCATCAGTTCGCGGCGGATGCGGTCGCGCAGAAAAGCCTCCGCCTCTGCGAGCTGCACCCGATTGTTGATGCCCTGCGTCAGTGCCGGCTCCGGTGCCGCCAGGGCCAAAACGCGCCGGCCGCCTCGCCGCAGTATACCGAGCACATCCGTAAGGTAGTATTCCCCCTGCGCGTTCTCCCTTCCCACCTCGTCCAGGGCGGCAAAGAGCGCCGCGGCGGCAAAGCAGTAGCTTCCCGTGTTCACCTCGCGCAGGGCCTTAACGGCCGGTGCAGCGTCCCGTTCCTCGACGATGGCCTCCACTTCCCCGGCGGCATCGCGCACAACGCGCCCGTACCCCGTTGGGTCCTTGAGCTCCGCCGTCAGTACCGTGGCC
Coding sequences:
- a CDS encoding ribose-phosphate pyrophosphokinase — its product is MAPDQRRLKVFSGNAHPELAKEIAAYIGVPLGAAKVSRFSNGEIQVVIDESVRGADIFVVQPITSPVNENIMELLILMDAFRRASARRITAVIPHYGYARQDRKARGREPISAKLMANLLVTAGAGRVLTMDLHAAQIQGFFDIPVDHLLAGPLLAEYFQKKGLENVTVVSPDIGGVTRARDLAQRLHAPIAIIDKRRPAPNVAEVMHVIGDIKDRTVIMVDDLIDTAGTILLGSQALKEYGAKEVYACCTHPVLSGPAISRLGEAPVKEVVVTNTIPLGPEKQLDKIKVLSVAPIFGEAIIRIYEDLSVSKLFE
- the glmU gene encoding bifunctional UDP-N-acetylglucosamine diphosphorylase/glucosamine-1-phosphate N-acetyltransferase GlmU, whose protein sequence is MSQLAAVILAAGKGTRMKSKRPKVLHEVCGRPLVAYVVEAARAAGAAEVVLVINHEMNAVRELFGPDVKYAYQKEQLGTGHAVLAARPALSAASGDVLVLCGDTPLLSGELLQALVTRHREGAAAATVLTAELKDPTGYGRVVRDAAGEVEAIVEERDAAPAVKALREVNTGSYCFAAAALFAALDEVGRENAQGEYYLTDVLGILRRGGRRVLALAAPEPALTQGINNRVQLAEAEAFLRDRIRRELMLAGVTILDPASTFIDAGVSIAPDTVIYPFTIIEGRSSIGRGCRIGPGVQLRDSRVEDGATVSQAVLVEAVVGPGATVGPFTYLRPGTVLAEGAKAGTFVEIKKSAIGAGSKVPHLSYVGDAQVGRGVNIGAGTITCNYDGFKKNATVIEDEVFIGSNTNLVAPVRIGRGAYTGAGSTITRDVPPGALALERAEQRVLPDWVKKRLEKLACAKEKGKLE
- a CDS encoding 50S ribosomal protein L25; amino-acid sequence: MAEVVVTKKRTATGKGASHADRRAGRVPVVLYGEGVAEPVHLVAEQGRLEKLLTTHGPGSIVTVKVEGEAEHPAMIKEVQYHPVRGNVVHVDFQGISLTKKLRTVLPLALKGTPQGVKEGGVLQHQLREVEVECLPHDLPESIAVDISGLDVGDALFVRDLEVPAAVKVLTDQNEVIASVLAPTKEEEGEPAAAEAEAAEAGEAPAAEEKDKE
- a CDS encoding AbrB/MazE/SpoVT family DNA-binding domain-containing protein, whose translation is MPLSRLSSKGQLVIPIGIRKKLGLEQGGELSLHLRGRKIVLEPIAGRRGTHTWESWRGALRNSTALEDHLKEHSSVCHCLGARTQCPTPHW
- the pth gene encoding aminoacyl-tRNA hydrolase translates to MKLVAGLGNPGREYEETRHNAGFLVVDYLAREEKLTFAASDFHAALARGRVAGVDVVLAKPQTYMNLSGLAVGALVRWYKLDPSEDLLVVSDDLDLPLGRLRLRARGSHGGHRGLLSIISELGTSDFARLRLGIGRPEGSESAKDKVLGAFSEEEGRILDEVIVAAAAAIRTWLAEGAAAAMNRHNSFQAPYEA